A region from the Desulfovibrio legallii genome encodes:
- a CDS encoding chloride channel protein encodes MPFLAPIPPTLRDLQALRNLSVRRVAAQAVLTGGVTGAVIGLFRAAYDWISGLAVALLRAHDPRDPLAMALIWGSLAALAALALLALRLEPLVGGSGIPQVELMVRGKARMCWWRVLLTKFWGTLVSLTGGLSVGREGPCIMMGAAVGEGVGRLWREGDARHMPRYLVGGAVAGMTAAFGAPLAGMCFAFEEMKTILSVPLLLFTGLCALSAWYMIDGLFGFGLVFPFQTLAPLRWNQWWLIPAMGLSMGLLGAFYNVVLLGLTRFQDRCRLLPRPLRVLLPFACAGALLYGYPQVLAGVGLSATALERLPLPLEGLLLLLAVKIAFSWLSFASSVSGGLLMPLLLMGSLAGACATALCNLALPVPPEQTATVLTLGMAGLFAASVRAPLTGAALLLEMTGAFHNAPVVVLTAYVAAFTANALHVEPVYDSLRRRCLELAGPPGSA; translated from the coding sequence GTGCCTTTTCTCGCCCCCATACCGCCCACCCTCCGCGATCTGCAGGCCCTGCGCAACCTGAGCGTGCGGCGGGTCGCCGCCCAGGCCGTACTCACCGGCGGCGTCACCGGGGCCGTCATCGGCCTGTTCCGCGCGGCCTATGACTGGATCAGCGGGCTGGCCGTCGCCCTGCTGCGCGCCCACGACCCCCGCGACCCGCTGGCTATGGCCCTGATCTGGGGCAGCCTGGCGGCCCTGGCGGCCCTGGCCTTGCTGGCCCTGCGCCTGGAACCCCTGGTGGGCGGCAGCGGCATCCCGCAGGTGGAGCTCATGGTGCGCGGCAAGGCCCGCATGTGTTGGTGGCGGGTGTTGTTGACCAAATTCTGGGGCACGCTGGTTTCCCTGACCGGCGGCCTCTCCGTAGGGCGGGAAGGCCCTTGCATTATGATGGGCGCCGCCGTGGGCGAAGGCGTAGGCCGCCTGTGGCGCGAAGGCGACGCCCGGCATATGCCCCGCTACCTGGTGGGCGGGGCCGTGGCCGGCATGACGGCCGCCTTCGGCGCGCCCCTGGCGGGCATGTGCTTCGCCTTTGAGGAAATGAAAACCATCCTCAGCGTGCCGCTGCTCCTGTTTACCGGCCTGTGCGCCCTTTCGGCCTGGTACATGATTGACGGGCTGTTCGGCTTCGGCCTGGTCTTTCCCTTTCAGACCCTCGCGCCCTTGCGCTGGAACCAGTGGTGGCTCATCCCCGCCATGGGGCTGAGCATGGGCCTTCTGGGCGCATTCTATAATGTTGTGCTGCTGGGGCTGACCCGCTTTCAGGACCGCTGCCGCCTGCTGCCGCGGCCCCTCAGGGTGTTGCTGCCCTTTGCCTGCGCCGGGGCCCTGCTCTATGGCTACCCCCAGGTACTCGCCGGGGTGGGCCTGAGCGCCACGGCGCTGGAGCGGCTGCCCCTCCCGCTGGAGGGTCTGCTGCTCCTGCTGGCGGTGAAAATAGCGTTTTCCTGGCTCAGCTTCGCTTCCAGCGTTTCCGGCGGGCTGCTCATGCCCCTGCTGCTCATGGGTTCGCTGGCCGGGGCCTGCGCCACGGCCCTCTGCAACCTGGCCCTGCCCGTGCCGCCGGAGCAGACCGCCACGGTGCTGACCCTGGGCATGGCCGGGCTGTTTGCGGCCTCGGTGCGCGCGCCCCTTACGGGCGCGGCCCTGCTGCTGGAAATGACCGGGGCCTTCCACAACGCGCCAGTGGTTGTGCTGACAGCCTATGTGGCCGCCTTTACGGCCAACGCCCTGCATGTGGAGCCCGTATACGACAGCCTGCGCCGCCGTTGCCTGGAGCTGGCCGGTCCCCCCGGCAGCGCCTGA
- a CDS encoding type II toxin-antitoxin system HicB family antitoxin, producing the protein MKNVMNIEGYKAVIAYDPEIEMFRGEFVGLNGGADFYATDLPGLRLEGTASLHAFLDECAKHGVEPRKQSRGNFALRLDPEVYHQASIAAAAEGKSLNAFIADTVKQAVAQQ; encoded by the coding sequence ATGAAGAACGTAATGAACATTGAAGGCTATAAGGCCGTTATTGCCTATGACCCGGAAATAGAGATGTTTCGCGGTGAGTTTGTGGGGCTGAACGGCGGCGCGGATTTTTATGCAACAGACCTCCCCGGCTTGCGCCTTGAAGGAACAGCGTCCTTACACGCCTTTCTTGACGAGTGCGCCAAGCATGGTGTTGAACCGCGAAAGCAGAGCCGGGGCAACTTTGCCTTGCGTCTTGATCCAGAAGTATATCACCAGGCCAGTATCGCAGCTGCGGCAGAAGGCAAGTCGCTGAATGCTTTTATTGCCGATACAGTGAAGCAGGCCGTAGCTCAGCAGTAA
- a CDS encoding type II toxin-antitoxin system HicA family toxin, protein MKRKHAATLTQIFTRPVPGGVRWADIEALFIALGAEINAREGSRVSVFLFGEVKIFHRPHPAPTTDKGAVASIRRWLEEHGVKP, encoded by the coding sequence ATGAAGCGCAAACATGCCGCTACCCTCACTCAGATTTTTACACGGCCAGTTCCCGGCGGCGTCCGTTGGGCAGATATTGAAGCGCTATTCATTGCTCTGGGGGCTGAAATCAACGCGAGGGAAGGCTCCAGGGTAAGCGTGTTTCTGTTTGGTGAAGTCAAAATCTTCCACCGCCCCCACCCTGCGCCAACCACGGACAAAGGGGCTGTTGCCAGCATCAGGCGCTGGCTGGAAGAACACGGAGTGAAGCCATGA
- the rlmN gene encoding 23S rRNA (adenine(2503)-C(2))-methyltransferase RlmN, with amino-acid sequence MRDILNLTLPELEAWMTTELGEPRFRAVQVWQWLWQKMARSFDAMTDVSKACRERLTAAAVIVWPTVDAVEQSADGTTKFLLRLADGAQVETVLIPSDSREGARRWTQCLSCQVGCAMGCTFCATGRMGLERNMTMGEILGQILVARNYLGDTRPDWPVLRNLVFMGMGEPLGNPREVLRALQSLNHDKGLNFSPRRITVSTCGVEKGLRELGESGLAYLAVSLHAPTQELRARLMPKAARWPLPDLLAALRSYPLKTRERITFEYLLLGGVNDGQEHARQLVRLLGDLKAKLNLIVYNPTEGSPYAAPSPERVLAFEQYLWDRHITAIIRKSKGQDIKAACGQLKTACSE; translated from the coding sequence ATGCGCGACATCCTCAACCTGACCCTGCCCGAACTGGAAGCCTGGATGACCACGGAGCTGGGCGAGCCCCGCTTCCGCGCCGTGCAGGTCTGGCAATGGCTGTGGCAGAAAATGGCCCGCAGTTTTGACGCCATGACGGACGTCTCCAAAGCCTGTCGGGAGCGCCTGACCGCCGCGGCCGTCATCGTCTGGCCCACGGTGGACGCCGTGGAACAGAGCGCCGACGGCACCACCAAGTTCCTCCTGCGCCTGGCCGACGGCGCGCAGGTGGAAACCGTGCTCATCCCCTCCGATTCCCGCGAGGGCGCGCGCCGCTGGACCCAATGCCTCTCCTGCCAGGTGGGCTGCGCCATGGGCTGCACCTTCTGCGCCACGGGCCGCATGGGCCTGGAACGCAACATGACCATGGGCGAAATTCTCGGCCAGATCCTGGTGGCCCGCAACTATCTGGGCGACACCCGCCCGGACTGGCCCGTGCTGCGCAACCTGGTCTTTATGGGCATGGGCGAGCCCCTCGGCAACCCGCGCGAAGTGCTGCGCGCCCTCCAAAGCCTCAACCACGACAAAGGCCTCAATTTCTCTCCCCGGCGCATTACCGTCTCCACCTGCGGGGTCGAAAAAGGCCTGCGCGAACTGGGCGAAAGCGGCCTGGCCTACCTGGCCGTCTCTCTGCACGCCCCCACCCAGGAGCTGCGCGCCCGCCTCATGCCCAAGGCCGCCCGCTGGCCCCTGCCGGATTTGCTGGCCGCCCTCAGATCCTACCCCCTCAAAACCCGCGAGCGCATTACCTTTGAATACCTGCTCCTGGGCGGCGTCAATGACGGTCAGGAACACGCCCGCCAGCTGGTCCGCCTGCTGGGCGACCTCAAAGCCAAGCTCAACCTCATCGTCTACAACCCCACCGAAGGTTCCCCTTACGCCGCCCCCAGCCCGGAACGGGTCCTGGCTTTTGAACAATACCTCTGGGACCGCCACATCACCGCCATCATCCGCAAAAGCAAAGGTCAGGACATCAAGGCCGCCTGCGGCCAGCTGAAAACCGCCTGTTCGGAGTAA
- a CDS encoding HD domain-containing protein, with product MHQALKDAITICKTLLRNGYDAHVINAPLQEHLLRQGGAPAVDIACEPDLDTLVRLFPAAVPEREKRALAVMEQDGVTYRFYPLEVAAAGHPELSLLRVTPTMIERMSREEKLDLRLTGFGSPEASGDAYAGFADLKGGAIRLTGLPDETLRHDYLLAVRALRFAANFDLPIEPNTWLAIVRASARVLDYVPATDIMDEWRKVAAESMYRFVRLLYEAHILQGLIPEVAALSCLTQMRNKEGDTENVFEHTLACMRHYPEEDFHYDWLGTMAMLFHDVGKLYTGEFFDGQWTYYQHHRVGAKVTRKILRRLHFAQEDIDLLCHLVRHHMRFHFMMTDRGIRRFKALDEYPRLIAMARADLKARDGILTSFNHNMKYLDRAETPEQMLEPLLNGNEIMNETRLAPGPLVGVIRDALLQAQIAGEVTNVDSAVRFVREYARKAVG from the coding sequence ATGCACCAAGCCCTCAAGGACGCCATAACCATTTGCAAAACCCTCTTGCGCAACGGCTATGACGCGCACGTGATCAACGCCCCCCTGCAGGAGCACCTGCTGCGCCAGGGCGGGGCCCCGGCTGTGGACATCGCCTGTGAACCGGACCTGGACACCCTGGTGCGCCTCTTCCCCGCGGCCGTGCCCGAACGGGAAAAACGCGCCCTGGCCGTTATGGAGCAGGACGGCGTCACCTACCGCTTCTACCCCCTGGAGGTTGCCGCCGCCGGGCACCCGGAGCTCTCCCTGCTGCGCGTCACGCCCACCATGATCGAACGCATGAGCCGGGAAGAAAAACTCGACCTGCGCCTCACGGGCTTCGGCAGCCCTGAAGCCTCCGGCGACGCCTACGCGGGCTTCGCGGACCTCAAAGGCGGGGCCATCCGCCTCACGGGCCTGCCGGACGAAACCCTGCGCCACGACTACCTGCTGGCCGTGCGCGCCCTGCGCTTCGCCGCCAATTTTGATCTGCCCATTGAGCCCAACACCTGGCTGGCCATTGTGCGGGCTTCCGCCCGCGTGCTGGACTATGTGCCCGCTACGGACATCATGGACGAATGGCGCAAGGTGGCCGCCGAATCCATGTACCGCTTCGTGCGCCTGCTCTACGAGGCCCACATCCTCCAGGGGCTTATTCCTGAGGTGGCCGCCCTCTCCTGCCTTACCCAGATGCGCAACAAGGAAGGGGATACGGAAAACGTCTTTGAGCACACCCTGGCCTGCATGCGCCACTACCCCGAAGAAGATTTCCACTACGACTGGCTGGGCACCATGGCCATGCTCTTCCACGACGTGGGCAAACTCTACACCGGCGAATTTTTCGACGGCCAGTGGACCTACTACCAGCACCACCGCGTGGGGGCCAAAGTCACCCGCAAAATCCTGCGCCGTCTGCACTTCGCCCAGGAGGACATTGACCTGCTCTGCCACCTGGTGCGCCACCACATGCGCTTCCACTTCATGATGACGGACAGGGGCATCCGCCGCTTCAAAGCCCTGGACGAATACCCCCGGCTCATCGCCATGGCCCGGGCGGACCTCAAGGCCCGCGACGGCATCCTCACCTCCTTCAACCACAATATGAAGTACCTGGACCGGGCCGAAACCCCGGAACAGATGCTGGAGCCCCTGCTCAACGGCAATGAAATCATGAACGAAACCAGGCTGGCCCCCGGCCCCCTGGTGGGCGTCATCCGCGACGCCCTGCTCCAGGCTCAGATCGCCGGCGAAGTCACGAACGTGGATTCGGCCGTGCGCTTTGTGCGCGAGTATGCCCGCAAGGCCGTAGGGTAG
- a CDS encoding polysaccharide biosynthesis/export family protein, with translation MSHKLCSVLLAALWLLALVGPLRAADAPQPYAANLFQGHFSQAKESKDATVIMPGDRVVLRLWGGDLTVDQTLTVADDGHLDVPQVGAIPVAGLGYDKLAEALRSKLAASGRTAVQIYAAPLDARPVAVFVTGGVQRPGRYTGTPGDPLLSFLDKAGGLDPVRGSYRDIRLVRNGATVATLDLYPFARKGVLPAVRVQEGDTLVVGDKGPSVAAVGAVRNAALFEFPKGKATGAALMELAEPQGSASHIALSGTRNGAPYSTYLPIRELRSLKLEDGDQVQFIADAPGNTIMVEVQGAVRGASRFPVRRGARLAEVKNFIAVEPGRANLDAMYIKRKSVAARQKKAIADSLRRLEETALTASSSSTDEAQIRAKEAEMVSKFVERAKAVEPEGVVVLDGGPDKADLTLEDGDVIVIPTKSDVVLVSGEVMMPQALLWSKKKDAADYIKGAGGYTNRADRDKALVLHQNGAVTQDDDDIRPGDQIMVLPKVESKSMQAVKDISQVIMQVVVSARMLLGMPSL, from the coding sequence ATGTCCCATAAACTTTGTTCCGTCCTGCTGGCGGCCCTGTGGCTCCTCGCTCTGGTCGGCCCCCTCCGCGCGGCCGACGCGCCCCAGCCCTATGCCGCCAACCTGTTTCAGGGGCATTTTTCCCAGGCCAAGGAGTCCAAGGACGCCACCGTCATCATGCCCGGCGACCGCGTGGTGCTGCGCCTCTGGGGCGGCGACCTCACCGTGGACCAGACCTTGACGGTGGCCGACGACGGCCACCTGGACGTGCCCCAGGTGGGGGCCATCCCCGTGGCGGGCCTGGGCTACGACAAGCTGGCCGAGGCTCTGCGCAGCAAGCTGGCGGCCTCCGGCCGCACCGCAGTGCAGATCTATGCCGCCCCCCTGGACGCCCGGCCCGTGGCCGTGTTCGTCACCGGCGGCGTGCAGCGCCCCGGCCGCTACACCGGCACGCCCGGCGACCCGCTGCTGAGCTTTCTGGACAAGGCCGGCGGCCTGGACCCCGTGCGCGGCAGCTACCGCGACATCCGCCTGGTGCGCAACGGCGCTACAGTGGCCACGCTGGACCTCTACCCCTTTGCCCGCAAGGGCGTACTGCCCGCCGTGCGCGTGCAGGAAGGCGACACCCTGGTGGTGGGCGACAAAGGCCCCAGCGTGGCGGCCGTGGGGGCCGTGCGCAACGCGGCGCTTTTTGAATTTCCCAAGGGCAAGGCCACGGGCGCGGCCCTCATGGAGCTGGCCGAGCCCCAGGGCAGCGCCTCGCACATCGCCCTTTCCGGCACGCGCAACGGCGCGCCCTACAGCACCTACCTGCCCATCCGCGAGCTGCGCAGCCTGAAGCTGGAAGACGGCGACCAGGTGCAGTTTATTGCCGACGCCCCGGGCAACACCATCATGGTGGAGGTGCAGGGGGCCGTGCGCGGGGCCTCGCGCTTCCCCGTGCGGCGGGGCGCGCGCCTGGCGGAGGTAAAGAACTTCATTGCCGTGGAGCCGGGCCGGGCCAACCTTGACGCCATGTACATCAAGCGCAAAAGCGTGGCCGCCCGGCAAAAGAAGGCCATTGCCGATTCCCTGCGCCGCCTGGAAGAAACGGCCCTCACCGCTTCCTCCTCCAGCACGGACGAAGCGCAGATCCGCGCCAAGGAGGCCGAAATGGTCTCCAAATTTGTGGAGCGCGCCAAAGCCGTGGAGCCCGAAGGCGTGGTGGTGCTGGACGGCGGGCCGGACAAGGCCGACCTTACCCTGGAGGACGGCGACGTCATCGTCATCCCCACCAAGAGCGACGTGGTGCTGGTGAGCGGCGAGGTTATGATGCCCCAGGCCCTGCTCTGGAGCAAAAAGAAGGACGCGGCGGACTACATCAAAGGCGCGGGCGGCTACACCAACCGGGCCGACCGCGACAAGGCGCTGGTGCTGCACCAGAACGGCGCAGTAACCCAGGACGACGACGATATCCGCCCCGGCGATCAGATCATGGTCCTGCCCAAGGTGGAATCCAAGAGCATGCAGGCCGTCAAGGATATTTCGCAGGTCATCATGCAGGTGGTGGTTTCCGCCAGGATGCTTCTGGGCATGCCCTCGCTGTAG
- a CDS encoding DVU3141 family protein, which yields MKKLPAHTVAPALHLGGRVRLSALLAALTALALYGCGFGSAPEQPETPPGPVMAYMIGAAPGASTTLDDPEFGKNVRLSMGESFISAKGEECKRGTALSGQREAEVVVICRDAQGRWSMAPRVWGAGLSQ from the coding sequence ATGAAAAAATTGCCTGCGCACACGGTGGCCCCGGCCCTGCATCTGGGCGGCCGCGTTCGGCTGTCGGCCCTGCTGGCGGCGCTGACGGCCCTGGCCCTGTACGGCTGCGGTTTCGGCAGCGCGCCGGAGCAGCCGGAAACCCCGCCCGGACCGGTGATGGCCTATATGATCGGCGCGGCCCCAGGGGCCAGCACCACGCTGGACGACCCTGAATTCGGCAAAAACGTGCGCCTGAGCATGGGCGAGAGCTTTATTTCGGCCAAGGGCGAAGAATGCAAGCGCGGCACGGCGCTTTCCGGCCAGCGCGAGGCTGAGGTGGTGGTCATCTGCCGCGACGCGCAGGGGCGCTGGAGCATGGCGCCGAGGGTATGGGGGGCCGGCCTCTCCCAATAG
- a CDS encoding molybdopterin-binding protein, translating into MKTIHVQDAVGSVLCHDITRIVPGKEKGPVFRKGHVVRPEDIEVLLNVGKEHLYVFEALPGMVHENDAAARIVRVVAGKNLAAAEPHEGRIDLAAACDGLLRIDVPTLNSVNSLGEISVATIHSLQWVRKGRAVAGTRVVPLLIEDEKLRRLEALVQAPIIEVLPLRRARVGIVTTGSEVYYGRIQDAFGPVLRKKFAALGSAVMGQTLTSDEVPMTAGAIADYLQQGADLIVVTGGMSVDPDDRTPSAIRAAGVEVASYGAPVYPGAMFLLGYAAGAAGRVPVLGLPGCVMYHRASIFDLIVPRLLAGLTVTAADVAALGHGGFCSQCPECHYPVCPFGK; encoded by the coding sequence ATGAAAACCATCCACGTGCAGGACGCCGTGGGCAGTGTGTTGTGCCACGATATTACTCGCATTGTGCCGGGGAAGGAGAAGGGCCCCGTCTTCCGCAAAGGCCATGTGGTGCGTCCGGAGGATATCGAGGTTCTGCTCAATGTGGGCAAGGAGCACTTGTACGTTTTTGAGGCCCTGCCGGGCATGGTGCATGAAAACGACGCCGCGGCCCGCATTGTGCGCGTGGTGGCCGGAAAAAACCTTGCCGCCGCCGAGCCGCACGAGGGCCGCATAGATCTTGCGGCCGCCTGTGACGGGCTGTTGCGCATTGACGTGCCCACGCTCAACAGCGTCAATTCTCTGGGCGAAATTTCCGTGGCCACCATCCACAGCCTGCAGTGGGTACGCAAGGGGCGCGCCGTGGCGGGCACGCGGGTGGTGCCGCTGCTTATTGAGGACGAAAAGCTCCGCCGTCTGGAAGCCCTGGTGCAGGCCCCCATCATTGAGGTGCTGCCCCTGCGCCGGGCCAGGGTGGGCATCGTCACCACGGGCAGCGAGGTGTACTACGGCCGCATCCAGGACGCCTTCGGCCCTGTGCTGCGCAAGAAGTTCGCGGCCCTGGGCAGCGCCGTCATGGGCCAGACCCTCACCAGCGACGAAGTGCCCATGACCGCCGGGGCCATTGCGGATTATCTCCAGCAGGGGGCGGATCTCATTGTGGTCACGGGCGGCATGTCCGTGGACCCGGACGACCGCACGCCCAGCGCCATCCGCGCTGCGGGGGTGGAGGTGGCGAGCTACGGCGCGCCCGTCTATCCGGGGGCCATGTTCCTGCTGGGCTACGCCGCCGGGGCTGCCGGGCGGGTGCCCGTGCTGGGGCTGCCCGGCTGCGTCATGTACCACCGGGCCAGTATTTTTGATCTCATCGTGCCGCGCCTTCTGGCGGGGCTTACGGTCACGGCCGCCGACGTGGCGGCCCTGGGGCACGGGGGCTTCTGTTCCCAGTGCCCGGAATGCCATTACCCCGTCTGTCCTTTTGGCAAGTAG
- a CDS encoding molybdopterin-dependent aldehyde oxidoreductase yields the protein METKTLVINGIPRRLLINPEDTLADVLRGQLQITSVKVGCGKGQCGACSVILDGKVARACITKMSRVPENAAVTTLEGIGTPSCLHPLQQSWIYHGAAQCGFCTPGFIVSAKGLLDANPNPSREDVRDWFQKHHNICRCTGYKPLVDAVMDAAAIMRGEKTVEDITFKMPADGRIWGSTIPRPSAVAKVTGTAEFGADAAYRLPADTLHLALAQAKVSHANIKGIDTSEAEKMPGVFKVLTHKDVKGKNRITGLITFPTNKGDGWERPILNDTKIFQYGDALAIVCADTEAHARAAAEKVKFDLELLPEYMSAPEAMAPDAIEIHPGTPNIYYDQFEEKGADTAPFFKDSGNVVAEGEYYTQRQPHLPIEPDVGYGYINDKGQVVIHSKSVAIHLHAMMIAPGLGLEFPKDLVLVQNTTGGTFGYKFSPTMEALLGVAVMATGRPCHLHYNYEQQQWYTGKRSPFWTTVRMAANKQGKILAMETDWTVDHGPYSEFGDLLTLRGAQYIGAGYGIANIRGQGRTVATNHCWGAAFRGYGAPESEFPSEVLMDELAEKLGMDPFDLRELNCYREGDTNPSGQVPEVMSLPEMFKKMRPYYEEAKKRVKANSTAAVKRGVGVALGVYGAGLDGPDTSEAWAELNADGTVTVGNSWEDHGQGADSGTLGTAHEALRPLGLTPDQIHLVMNDTSKTPNSGPAGGSRSQVVTGNATRVACEMLLEGMRKPGGGGFFTYAEMKAEGRPVHYDGKWTAPAKDCDGKGQGEPFACYMYGLFLAEVAVEVATGKTAVEKLVCVADIGTLCNKLIVDGQIYGGLAQGVGLALSEDYEDIKKHSTLAGAGVPSIKMVPDDMEIVYVQTPRKDGPFGASGVGEMPLTAPHPAIINAIYNACGARVRHLPARPEKVLEAMPK from the coding sequence ATGGAGACAAAAACGCTTGTTATTAACGGCATCCCCCGCAGGCTGCTGATCAACCCTGAAGACACGCTGGCGGATGTGCTGCGCGGGCAGCTGCAGATCACCAGCGTGAAGGTGGGCTGCGGCAAAGGCCAGTGTGGCGCCTGCTCCGTCATTCTGGACGGCAAGGTGGCGCGCGCCTGCATCACCAAGATGAGCCGCGTGCCGGAAAACGCCGCCGTTACCACGCTGGAGGGCATCGGCACGCCTTCCTGCCTGCACCCGCTGCAGCAGTCGTGGATCTACCACGGCGCGGCGCAGTGCGGCTTCTGCACGCCGGGCTTCATCGTTTCCGCCAAGGGCCTTCTGGACGCGAACCCCAACCCCAGCCGCGAGGATGTGCGCGACTGGTTCCAGAAGCACCACAACATCTGCCGCTGCACGGGCTACAAGCCCCTGGTGGACGCCGTTATGGACGCCGCCGCCATTATGCGCGGCGAAAAGACCGTGGAGGACATCACCTTCAAGATGCCGGCGGACGGCCGCATCTGGGGCTCCACCATCCCCCGGCCCAGCGCCGTGGCCAAGGTGACGGGCACTGCGGAATTCGGCGCGGACGCCGCCTACCGCCTGCCGGCGGACACCCTGCACCTGGCCCTGGCCCAGGCCAAGGTCTCCCACGCCAACATCAAGGGCATTGACACCTCCGAGGCCGAAAAAATGCCCGGCGTCTTCAAGGTGCTGACCCATAAGGACGTGAAGGGCAAAAACCGCATCACGGGCCTCATCACCTTCCCCACCAACAAGGGCGACGGCTGGGAACGGCCCATCCTTAACGACACCAAGATCTTCCAGTACGGCGACGCCCTGGCCATCGTCTGCGCCGATACCGAGGCCCATGCCCGCGCCGCGGCCGAAAAGGTCAAGTTTGACCTGGAGCTGCTGCCCGAATACATGAGCGCCCCCGAAGCCATGGCCCCGGACGCCATTGAGATCCACCCCGGCACCCCCAACATTTACTACGACCAGTTTGAGGAAAAAGGCGCGGATACGGCCCCCTTCTTCAAGGATTCCGGCAACGTGGTGGCCGAGGGCGAATACTACACCCAGCGCCAGCCCCACCTGCCCATCGAGCCCGACGTGGGCTACGGCTACATCAACGACAAAGGCCAGGTGGTCATCCACTCCAAGTCCGTGGCCATCCACCTGCACGCCATGATGATCGCCCCCGGCCTGGGCCTGGAATTCCCCAAGGATCTGGTCCTGGTGCAGAACACCACGGGCGGCACCTTCGGCTACAAGTTCAGCCCCACCATGGAAGCCCTGCTGGGCGTGGCTGTCATGGCCACGGGCCGCCCCTGCCACCTGCACTACAACTATGAGCAGCAGCAGTGGTATACGGGCAAGCGCTCGCCCTTCTGGACCACCGTGCGCATGGCCGCCAACAAGCAGGGCAAGATCCTGGCCATGGAAACGGACTGGACCGTGGACCACGGTCCCTACTCCGAATTTGGCGACCTGCTCACCCTGCGCGGGGCCCAGTACATCGGTGCGGGCTACGGCATCGCCAACATCCGCGGTCAGGGCCGCACCGTGGCCACCAACCACTGCTGGGGCGCGGCCTTCCGCGGCTACGGCGCGCCGGAATCCGAATTCCCCTCTGAAGTGCTCATGGACGAGCTGGCCGAAAAGCTGGGCATGGACCCCTTCGACCTGCGCGAGCTCAACTGCTACCGGGAAGGGGACACCAACCCCTCCGGCCAGGTGCCTGAGGTCATGAGCCTGCCCGAAATGTTCAAGAAAATGCGCCCCTACTACGAGGAAGCCAAAAAGCGCGTCAAGGCCAACTCCACTGCTGCGGTCAAACGCGGCGTGGGCGTGGCCCTGGGCGTGTACGGCGCGGGCCTGGACGGCCCGGACACCTCCGAAGCCTGGGCGGAGCTTAACGCAGACGGCACGGTGACCGTAGGCAACTCCTGGGAGGACCACGGCCAGGGCGCGGATTCCGGCACCCTGGGAACGGCCCACGAAGCCCTGCGGCCCCTGGGCCTTACCCCGGACCAGATCCATCTGGTCATGAACGACACCAGCAAGACCCCCAACTCCGGCCCGGCCGGCGGTTCGCGGTCGCAGGTGGTCACGGGCAACGCCACCCGCGTGGCCTGCGAGATGCTCCTGGAGGGCATGCGCAAACCCGGCGGCGGCGGCTTCTTCACCTATGCGGAAATGAAGGCCGAAGGCCGCCCCGTGCACTATGACGGCAAGTGGACCGCCCCGGCCAAGGACTGCGACGGCAAAGGCCAGGGCGAACCTTTCGCCTGCTACATGTACGGCCTGTTCCTGGCCGAAGTGGCCGTGGAAGTGGCCACCGGCAAAACCGCGGTGGAAAAGCTCGTCTGCGTGGCCGACATCGGCACGCTCTGCAACAAGCTCATCGTGGACGGCCAGATCTACGGCGGTCTTGCCCAGGGCGTGGGCCTGGCCCTCTCCGAGGACTATGAGGACATCAAGAAGCACAGCACCCTGGCGGGCGCGGGCGTGCCTTCCATCAAGATGGTGCCGGACGACATGGAAATCGTCTATGTGCAGACCCCGCGCAAGGACGGCCCCTTCGGCGCTTCCGGCGTGGGCGAGATGCCCCTTACCGCGCCGCATCCGGCCATCATCAACGCCATCTACAACGCCTGCGGCGCGCGCGTGCGGCACCTGCCGGCGCGGCCCGAAAAGGTCTTGGAGGCCATGCCCAAGTAA